Proteins encoded by one window of Bos javanicus breed banteng chromosome 22, ARS-OSU_banteng_1.0, whole genome shotgun sequence:
- the CDC25A gene encoding M-phase inducer phosphatase 1 isoform X2 translates to MELGPEPPHRRRLLFACSPPPAPQPVVKALFGTPAAGGLSPVTNLTVTMDQLQGLGSEYEQPIEVKNSSLQRMGSSESTDSGFCLDSPGPLDSKENLENPMRRINSLPKLLGCSPALKRSHSDSLDHDVFQLIDQDENKENQVFEFKKPIRPASRGCLHVHGLEEGKDVFTQRQNSAPARMLSSNERDGNEPGNSIPFMPQSPVTPTLSDEDDGFMDLLDGDNLKNDEETPSCMASLWTAPLVMRRTSNLGNRCKLFDSPSASCSSTIRSMLKRPDRSLEESPGGSRKRRKSVAGASPEEAASPEKPQEILHHQSLSLASSPKGTIENILDNDPRDLIGDFSKGYLFHTVAGKHQDLKYISPEIITSVLNGKFANLIKEFVIIDCRYPYEYEGGHIKGAVNLHMEEEVEEFLLKKPIVPTDGKRVIVVFHCEFSSERGPRMCRYVRERDRLGNEYPKLHYPELYVLKGGYKEFFLKCQSHCEPPSYRPMHHEDFKEDLKKFRTKSRTWAGEKSKREMYSRLKKL, encoded by the exons ATGGAACTGGGCCCGGAGCCCCCGCACCGCCGCCGCCTGCTCTTCGCCTGCAGCCCCCCGCCCGCACCGCAGCCCGTCGTGAAGGCGCTGTTTGGCACGCCAGCCGCCGGGGGCCTGTCGCCTGTCACCAACCTGACGGTCACCATGGACCAGCTGCAGGGACTGGGCAG TGAGTATGAACAACCCATAGAGGTGAAAAACAGCAGTCTGCAGAGAATGGGCTCCTCCGAATCAACTGATTCAG GCTTCTGTCTGGATTCTCCTGGGCCCTTGGATAGTAAAGAAAA ccttgaaaatcccatgaggAGAATAAATTCCCTACCT AAGCTCTTGGGGTGTAGCCCAGCTCTGAAGAGGAGCCATTCTGATTCTCTTGACCATGATGTCTTTCAGCTGATTGACCAGGATGAGAACAAGGAAAAT CAAGTCTTTGAGTTTAAGAAGCCAATAAGACCTGCATCTCGAGGCTGCCTACATGTTCACGGACTGGAGGAGGGTAAAGATGTCTTCACACAGAGGCAGAACTCCGCCCCAGCTCGGATG CTTTCCTCaaatgaaagagatggcaatGAACCAGGGAATTCCATTCCTTTTATGCCCCAGTCACCTGTGACTCCCACTTTGTCTGATGAGGATGATGGCTTCATGGATCTTCTTGATGGAGACAATTTGAAG aaTGATGAAGAGACCCCATCCTGCATGGCCAGCCTCTGGACAGCTCCCCTTGTCATGAGAAGAACTAGTAACCTA ggcAATCGCTGCAAGCTGTTTGACTCCCCTTCAGCGTCGTGTAGCTCTACCATCCGGTCAATGTTGAAAAGACCAGACCGATCACTAGAGGAGTCCCCAGGTGGAAGCAGGAAGCGGAGGAAAAGCGTGGCTGGGGCCAGTCCGGAAGAGGCAGCTAGtccagagaagccccaggag ATTCTACATCATCAGTCTTTATCCCTAGCATCTTCCCCAAAAGGGACCATTGAGAACATTTTGGATAATGACCCAAGGGACCTTATAGGAGACTTCTCCAAG GGTTACCTCTTTCATACTGTTGCTGGAAAGCATCAGGATTTAAAATACATCTCTCCAGAAATT ATTACATCTGTTTTGAATGGCAAGTTTGCCAACCTCATTAAAGAGTTTGTCATCATCGACTGCCGATACCCATATGAATATGAGGGAGGCCACATCAAG GGTGCAGTGAACTTGCACATGGAAGAGGAGGTTGAAGAGTTCTTACTCAAGAAGCCTATCGTACCTACGGATGGCAAGCGTGTTATCGTGGTGTTCCACTGCGAGTTCTCTTCTGAGCGCGGCCCTCGCAT GTGCCGATACGTGAGAGAGAGGGATCGGCTCGGTAACGAGTACCCCAAACTCCACTACCCAGAGCTGTATGTCCTGAAGGGCGGATACAAGGAGTTCTTCCTGAAATGCCAG TCTCACTGCGAGCCCCCCAGCTACCGGCCCATGCACCACGAGGACTTTAAAGAAGACCTGAAGAAATTCCGCACCAAGAGCCGGACCTGGGCCGGGGAGAAGAGCAAGAGGGAGATGTACAGCCGCCTGAAGAAGCTCTGA
- the CDC25A gene encoding M-phase inducer phosphatase 1 isoform X1 produces the protein MELGPEPPHRRRLLFACSPPPAPQPVVKALFGTPAAGGLSPVTNLTVTMDQLQGLGSEYEQPIEVKNSSLQRMGSSESTDSGFCLDSPGPLDSKENLENPMRRINSLPQKLLGCSPALKRSHSDSLDHDVFQLIDQDENKENQVFEFKKPIRPASRGCLHVHGLEEGKDVFTQRQNSAPARMLSSNERDGNEPGNSIPFMPQSPVTPTLSDEDDGFMDLLDGDNLKNDEETPSCMASLWTAPLVMRRTSNLGNRCKLFDSPSASCSSTIRSMLKRPDRSLEESPGGSRKRRKSVAGASPEEAASPEKPQEILHHQSLSLASSPKGTIENILDNDPRDLIGDFSKGYLFHTVAGKHQDLKYISPEIITSVLNGKFANLIKEFVIIDCRYPYEYEGGHIKGAVNLHMEEEVEEFLLKKPIVPTDGKRVIVVFHCEFSSERGPRMCRYVRERDRLGNEYPKLHYPELYVLKGGYKEFFLKCQSHCEPPSYRPMHHEDFKEDLKKFRTKSRTWAGEKSKREMYSRLKKL, from the exons ATGGAACTGGGCCCGGAGCCCCCGCACCGCCGCCGCCTGCTCTTCGCCTGCAGCCCCCCGCCCGCACCGCAGCCCGTCGTGAAGGCGCTGTTTGGCACGCCAGCCGCCGGGGGCCTGTCGCCTGTCACCAACCTGACGGTCACCATGGACCAGCTGCAGGGACTGGGCAG TGAGTATGAACAACCCATAGAGGTGAAAAACAGCAGTCTGCAGAGAATGGGCTCCTCCGAATCAACTGATTCAG GCTTCTGTCTGGATTCTCCTGGGCCCTTGGATAGTAAAGAAAA ccttgaaaatcccatgaggAGAATAAATTCCCTACCT CAGAAGCTCTTGGGGTGTAGCCCAGCTCTGAAGAGGAGCCATTCTGATTCTCTTGACCATGATGTCTTTCAGCTGATTGACCAGGATGAGAACAAGGAAAAT CAAGTCTTTGAGTTTAAGAAGCCAATAAGACCTGCATCTCGAGGCTGCCTACATGTTCACGGACTGGAGGAGGGTAAAGATGTCTTCACACAGAGGCAGAACTCCGCCCCAGCTCGGATG CTTTCCTCaaatgaaagagatggcaatGAACCAGGGAATTCCATTCCTTTTATGCCCCAGTCACCTGTGACTCCCACTTTGTCTGATGAGGATGATGGCTTCATGGATCTTCTTGATGGAGACAATTTGAAG aaTGATGAAGAGACCCCATCCTGCATGGCCAGCCTCTGGACAGCTCCCCTTGTCATGAGAAGAACTAGTAACCTA ggcAATCGCTGCAAGCTGTTTGACTCCCCTTCAGCGTCGTGTAGCTCTACCATCCGGTCAATGTTGAAAAGACCAGACCGATCACTAGAGGAGTCCCCAGGTGGAAGCAGGAAGCGGAGGAAAAGCGTGGCTGGGGCCAGTCCGGAAGAGGCAGCTAGtccagagaagccccaggag ATTCTACATCATCAGTCTTTATCCCTAGCATCTTCCCCAAAAGGGACCATTGAGAACATTTTGGATAATGACCCAAGGGACCTTATAGGAGACTTCTCCAAG GGTTACCTCTTTCATACTGTTGCTGGAAAGCATCAGGATTTAAAATACATCTCTCCAGAAATT ATTACATCTGTTTTGAATGGCAAGTTTGCCAACCTCATTAAAGAGTTTGTCATCATCGACTGCCGATACCCATATGAATATGAGGGAGGCCACATCAAG GGTGCAGTGAACTTGCACATGGAAGAGGAGGTTGAAGAGTTCTTACTCAAGAAGCCTATCGTACCTACGGATGGCAAGCGTGTTATCGTGGTGTTCCACTGCGAGTTCTCTTCTGAGCGCGGCCCTCGCAT GTGCCGATACGTGAGAGAGAGGGATCGGCTCGGTAACGAGTACCCCAAACTCCACTACCCAGAGCTGTATGTCCTGAAGGGCGGATACAAGGAGTTCTTCCTGAAATGCCAG TCTCACTGCGAGCCCCCCAGCTACCGGCCCATGCACCACGAGGACTTTAAAGAAGACCTGAAGAAATTCCGCACCAAGAGCCGGACCTGGGCCGGGGAGAAGAGCAAGAGGGAGATGTACAGCCGCCTGAAGAAGCTCTGA